Proteins found in one Canis aureus isolate CA01 chromosome 19, VMU_Caureus_v.1.0, whole genome shotgun sequence genomic segment:
- the ADGRL1 gene encoding adhesion G protein-coupled receptor L1 isoform X3 codes for MARLAAVLWSLCITAVLVTSATQGLSRAGLPFGLMRRELACEGYPIELRCPGSDVIMVENANYGRTDDKICDADPFQMENVQCYLPDAFKIMSQRCNNRTQCVVVAGSDAFPDPCPGTYKYLEVQYDCVPYIFVCPGTLQKVLEPTSTHESEHQSGAWCKDPLQAGDRIYVMPWIPYRTDTLTEYASWEDYVAARHTTTYRLPNRVDGTGFVVYDGAVFYNKERTRNIVKYDLRTRIKSGETVINTANYHDTSPYRWGGKTDIDLAVDENGLWVIYATEGNNGRLVVSQLNPYTLRFEGTWETGYDKRSASNAFMVCGVLYVLRSVYVDDDSEAAGNRVDYAFNTNANREEPVSLAFPNPYQFVSSVDYNPRDNQLYVWNNYFVVRYSLEFGPPDPSAGPATSPPLSTTTTARPTPLTSTASPAATTPLRRVPLTTHPVGAINQLGPDLPPATAPAPSTRRPPAPNLHVSPELFCEPREVRRVQWPATQQGMLVERPCPKGTRGIASFQCLPALGLWNPRGPDLSNCTSPWVNQVAQKIKSGENAANIASELARHTRGSIYAGDVSSSVKLMEQLLDILDAQLQALRPIERESAGKNYNKMHKRERTCKDYIKAVVETVDNLLRPEALESWKDMNATEQVHTATMLLDVLEEGAFLLADNVREPARFLAAKQNVVLEVTVLNTEGQVQELVFPQEYPSENSIQLSANTIKQNSRNGVVKVVFILYNNLGLFLSTENATVKLAGEAGTGGPGGASLVVNSQVIAASINKESSRVFLMDPVIFTVAHLEAKNHFNANCSFWNYSERSMLGYWSTQGCRLVESNKTHTTCACSHLTNFAVLMAHREIYQGRINELLLSVITWVGIVISLVCLAICISTFCFLRGLQTDRNTIHKNLCINLFLAELLFLVGIDKTQYEIACPIFAGLLHYFFLAAFSWLCLEGVHLYLLLVEVFESEYSRTKYYYLGGYCFPALVVGIAAAIDYRSYGTEKACWLRVDNYFIWSFIGPVSFVIVVNLVFLMVTLHKMIRSSSVLKPDSSRLDNIKSWALGAIALLFLLGLTWAFGLLFINKESVVMAYLFTTFNAFQGVFIFVFHCALQKKVHKEYSKCLRHSYCCIRSPPGGAHGSLKTSAMRSNTRYYTGTQSRIRRMWNDTVRKQTESSFMAGDINSTPTLNRGTMGNHLLTNPVLQPRGGTSPYNTLIAESVGFNPSSPPVFNSPGSYREPKHPLGGREACGMDTLPLNGNFNNSYSLRSGDFPPGDGASEPPRGRNLADAAAFEKMIISELVHNNLRGSSSGAKGPPPPEPPVPPVPGGGGEEEAGGPGGADRAEIELLYKALEEPLLLPRAQSVLYQSDLDESESCTAEDGATSRPLSSPPGRDSLYASGANLRDSPSYPDSSPEGPSEALPPPPPAPPGPPEIYYTSRPPALVARNPLQGYYQVRRPSHEGYLAAPGLEGPGPDGDGQMQLVTSL; via the exons TCTTCGTGTGCCCAGGGACCCTGCAGAAGGTGCTGGAGCCCACTTCCACACACGAGTCGGAACACCAGTCTGGCGCATGGTGCAAGGACCCGCTGCAGGCAGGCGACCGTATCTACGTCATGCCCTGGATCCCGTACCGCACGGACACGCTGACTGAGTACGCCTCGTGGGAGGACTACGTGGCCGCACGCCACACCACCACCTACCGCCTGCCCAACCGCGTGGATGGCACGGGCTTTGTGGTCTACGACGGTGCGGTCTTCTACAACAAGGAGCGCACACGCAACATCGTCAAGTACGATCTGCGCACACGCATCAAGAGCGGGGAGACGGTCATCAACACGGCCAACTACCACGACACTTCGCCCTACCGCTGGGGCGGCAAGACGGACATCGACCTGGCTGTGGATGAGAACGGGCTGTGGGTCATCTACGCCACCGAGGGCAACAACGGGCGCCTGGTGGTGAGCCAGCTCAACCCCTACACGCTGCGCTTCGAGGGCACGTGGGAGACGGGCTACGACAAGCGCTCAGCGTCCAACGCCTTCATGGTGTGCGGAGTTCTGTATGTGCTGCGCTCAGTGTATGTGGACGACGACAGCGAGGCGGCTGGCAACCGCGTGGACTACGCCTTCAACACCAATGCCAACCGTGAGGAGCCCGTCAGCCTGGCCTTCCCCAACCCCTACCAGTTTGTCTCCTCCGTGGACTACAACCCTCGCGACAACCAGCTCTACGTCTGGAACAACTATTTTGTGGTGCGCTACAGCCTGGAGTTCGGGCCGCCCGACCCCAGTGCCG GCCCAGCCACTTCCCCGCCTCTCAGCACGACCACCACAGCCCGACCCACACCCCTTACCAGCACGGCCTCGCCCGCAGCCACCACTCCGCTCCGCCGAGTGCCCCTCACCACACACCCTGTGGGTGCCATCAACCAGCTGGGACCTGACCTGCCTCCAGCCACAGCCCCAGCTCCCAGCACCCGGCGGCCCCCAGCCCCCAATCTGCACGTGTCCCCAGAACTCTTCTGTGAACCTCGAGAGGTGCGGCGGGTCCAATGGCCAGCCACTCAGCAGGGCATGCTGGTTGAGAGGCCCTGCCCCAAGGGGACCCGAG GAATTGCCTCCTTCCAGTGTCTACCAGCCCTGGGGCTCTGGAACCCCCGGGGCCCTGACCTCAGCAACTGCACCTCCCCCTGGGTCAACCAGGTGGCCCAGAAG ATCAAGAGTGGGGAGAATGCAGCCAACATTGCCAGTGAGCTGGCCCGTCACACCCGAGGCTCCATCTATGCGGGTGATGTGTCCTCTTCTGTGAAGCTGATGGAGCAGCTGCTGGATATTCTGGATGCCCAGCTACAGGCCTTGCGGCCCATTGAGCGCGAGTCAGCTGGCAAGAACTACAACAAG ATGCACAAGCGGGAGAGAACTTGCAAAGACTAcatcaag GCTGTGGTAGAGACAGTGGACAACCTCCTGCGGCCAGAAGCTCTGGAGTCCTGGAAGGACATGAATGCCACAGAGCAGGTGCACACAGCCACCATGCTCTTGGATGTCCTGGAGGAGGGTGCCTTCCTGCTGGCCGACAATGTCAGGGAGCCTGCCCGCTTCCTGGCTGCCAAACAGAATGTGG TCCTGGAAGTGACAGTCCTCAACACAGAGGGCCAAGTGCAGGAGCTGGTATTCCCCCAGGAATACCCGAGCGAGAACTCCATCCAGCTGTCCGCCAATACCATCAAGCAGAACAGCCGCAACG GTGTGGTCAAAGTTGTCTTCATCCTGTACAACAATCTAGGCCTCTTCTTGTCCACCGAGAATGCCACAGTAAAGCTGGCAGGTGAAGCAGGTACAGGTGGCCCAGGTGGCGCCTCCCTGGTGGTGAACTCACAGGTCATCGCAGCGTCCATCAACAAGGAGTCCAGTCGCGTCTTTCTCATGGACCCTGTCATCTTCACCGTGGCCCACCTGGAG GCCAAGAACCACTTCAATGCTAACTGCTCCTTCTGGAACTACTCGGAGCGTTCCATGCTGGGCTACTGGTCAACCCAGGGCTGCCGCCTGGTGGAGTCCAACAAGACCCATACCACGTGTGCCTGCAGCCACCTCACCAACTTTGCCGTGCTAATGGCTCACCGTGAGATC TACCAAGGTCGCATCAATGAGCTGCTGCTGTCAGTCATCACCTGGGTGGGCATCGTGATCTCCCTCGTCTGCCTGGCCATCTGCATCTCTACTTTCTGCTTCTTGCGGGGGTTACAGACCGACCGCAATACCATCCACAAGAACCTGTGCATCAACCTATTTCTGGCTGAGCTGCTCTTCCTGGTCGGGATAGACAAGACACAGTATGAG ATTGCCTGCCCTATCTTCGCTGGCTTGCTGCACTACTTCTTCCTGGCTGCCTTCTCCTGGCTGTGCCTGGAGGGTGTGCACCTCTACCTGCTGCTGGTCGAAGTGTTTGAGAGCGAGTACTCCCGCACTAAGTACTACTACCTGGGTGGCTATTGCTTCCCAGCCCTGGTGGTAGGCATCGCGGCAGCCATCGACTACCGCAGCTATGGCACCGAGAAGGC CTGCTGGCTCCGAGTCGACAATTACTTCATCTGGAGCTTCATTGGACCAGTCTCCTTTGTTATCGTG GTGAACCTGGTGTTCCTTATGGTGACCCTGCACAAGATGATCCGGAGCTCATCTGTGCTCAAACCTGACTCCAGTCGCCTGGACAACATTAA atcCTGGGCCTTGGGGGCCATTGCGCTGCttttcctcctgggcctcacctgggcttttGGCCTGCTCTTCATCAATAAGGAGTCCGTGGTCATGGCCTATCTCTTCACCACTTTCAACGCCTTCCAGGGGGTCTTCATCTTTGTCTTTCACTGCGCCTTACAAAAGAAG gtgCACAAGGAGTACAGCAAGTGCCTGCGTCACTCCTACTGCTGCATCCGCTCCCCACCCGGGGGCGCTCACGGCTCACTCAAGACCTCAGCCATGCGGAGCAACACCCGCTACTACACGGGGACCCAG AGCCGAATCCGGAGGATGTGGAACGACACCGTGAGGAAACAGACGGAGTCCTCCTTCATGGCAGGTGACATCAACAGCACCCCCACTCTGAACCGAG GTACCATGGGGAACCACCTGCTGACCAACCCCGTGCTGCAGCCCCGTGGGGGCACCAGCCCCTACAACACCCTCATCGCCGAGTCAGTGGGCTTCAATCCCTCTTCGCCCCCTGTCTTCAACTCCCCAG GGAGCTACCGGGAACCCA AGCACCCTCTAGGAGGCCGGGAAGCCTGCGGCATGGACACATTGCCCCTCAATGGCAACTTCAACAACAGTTACTCCTTGCGAAGTGGAGATTTCCCTCCAGGGGACggagcctctgagccaccccgaGGCCGGAACCTGGCCGATGCTGCTGCTTTCGAGAAGATGATCATCTCAGAGCTGGTACACAACAACCTGCGGGGCAGCAGCAGTGGGGCCAAGGGCCCCCCACCACCCGAACCCCCTGTGCCACCTGTGCcagggggcggtggggaggaagaagcaggcggGCCCGGGGGTGCTGACCGGGCAGAGATCGAACTTCTCTACAAGGCCCTGGAGGAGCCGCTGCTGCTGCCCCGGGCCCAGTCGGTGCTGTACCAGAGTGATCTGGATGAGTCGGAGAGCTGCACTGCGGAGGATGGGGCCACTAGCcggcccctctcctcccctccaggccGGGACTCCCTCTACGCCAGCGGGGCCAACCTGCGGGACTCGCCCTCCTACCCGGACAGCAGCCCCGAGGGGCCCAGTgaggccctgcccccacccccacctgcacccccaggcccccctgaAATCTACTACACCTCGCGCCCACCAGCCCTAGTGGCCCGGAACCCCCTGCAGGGCTACTATCAGGTGCGGCGGCCCAGCCACGAGGGCTACCTGGCGGCCCCGGGCCTTGAGGGGCCAGGGCCCGATGGGGATGGGCAGATGCAGCTGGTCACCAGTCTCTGA